The Arachis hypogaea cultivar Tifrunner chromosome 16, arahy.Tifrunner.gnm2.J5K5, whole genome shotgun sequence genome contains a region encoding:
- the LOC140180014 gene encoding uncharacterized protein, which translates to MLRLEQKWRSQLPTQSGGSKRTKVSATGAYSSSSNPETPLADEPGVDYPVRPQGSKKSKRKDSEEEDIDRSSIPITRRWINRDREAGHDRLFQDYFADEPVYNADIFRRRFRMRRHVFLRIVDALSNVYLYFQQRVDATGRRGLSPLKKCTAAIRMLAYGVAADAIDDYVRIGESATIECLEKFVEGVISVFEDEYLRKPNPNDVQRLLQMAEGRGFPGCVPEVNYTINDNNYTMGYYLSDGIYPEWATFVKSISKPQGDKHKLFAQYQEGQRKDVERAFGVLQARFVIIRGPARFWKKKKLANIMRACIILHNMIVEDERDTYAGNFAQGLEQADIDVSRLFRLDWIYFHLLSILTFYLDNAE; encoded by the exons ATGCTTCGGTTGGAGCAAAAATGGAGAAGCCAACTACCTACACAGAGTGGCGGCTCAAAGAGAACCAAGGTTAGTGCAACTGGAGCatactcatcctcatcaaacCCAGAAACACCGTTGGCTGACGAGCCCGGTGTGGACTATCCCGTTCGCCCacaaggatcaaagaagagcaagcgAAAAG attcagaagaagaagatatcgatAGAAGCTCTATCCCAATTACTCGTAGATGGATCAACAGAGATCGAGAAGCAGGACATGATCGCCTTTTCCAAGATTACTTTGCAGATGAACCGGTGTATAATGCTGACATTTTCCGACGGAGATTTCGAATGAGAAGACATGTGTTCCTTCGGATAGTAGACGCTCTCTCAAACGTCTATCTGTATTTCCAACAGAGGGTTgatgcaactggaagaagaggcttgTCGCCACTCAAGAAATGTACCGCTGCGATACGGATGTTAGCATATGGCGTAGCAGCTGATGCtattgatgattatgtgcgcataggcgagagcgctacaattgaatgcttggaaaaatttgttgaaggtgtcattTCAGTGTTCGAGGATGAATACTTGCGAAAACCCAATCCAAATGACGTACAACGCCTGCTACAAATGGCGGAGGGTCGTGGCTTTCCTGGC TGTGTTCCGGAAGTCAATTATACTattaatgataataattataCAATGGGATACTATTTATCAGATGGTATTTATCCTGAATGGgccacatttgtcaaatcaatctcaaagccaCAAGGGGATAAACacaagttatttgcacaataccaagaagggcaaagaaaAGATGTGGAACGAGCATTCGGAGTGCTGCAAGCACGCTTTGTAATTATACGTGGTCCAGCTCGTTtttggaaaaagaagaagcttgccaacataatgagagcttgtattatattgcataatatgattgttgaggatgaaagagacacttatgcaggaaattttgctcaaggcttaga GCAGGCAGACATTGACGTTTCGCGTCTGTTTCGGCTTGATTGGATTTACTTTCATCTCTTATCCATTCTAACATTTTACTTGGACAATGCAGAGTAA